The DNA sequence CCAAAGTCAAGAAACAAATGTCAATACTTATAAAGTTCAAACACGTTTATTAATAACCCGTACGCTCTATCAATTGAATGGTTTAAAAGACTGCACCTGACACGTGGGTGTGAAATCAATAGAATTGATcatacttattaaaaaattagttaacttaaataaatttattttgagttaaaaataaatatttttttcattcatttgaatttgatattaaacataattttttttattaaataaaaaatatttttttaaaaaaaattcattaaataagatataagtaattaaaatttgtattttcatttagtGTAGACTTGTTTGGATCTATGGATTGCAAAGGAAGTCACGATCATGTCGTTTTAAGCGGCATGGAGCGCACTCATAATGACGTCGTTTTTATTTGGTCGTACTCAAATCCTTCTTACTCCGAACGATACTCGAAAAAACGAAACTCTTCCAAAACGAAGAGAGAGTATGGCATAGCAAAAAATGCAGTATTTATGTTTATCTGAAAGCAACGGTCTAATATTAGAAGCCTCAAATCATTTCGTTCTTCACGAGGccgaaaaataattcaaaaaaatataaaaagggagaaaaaaagaaaagaaaaagctcaGTGTCACGCACAGGCATCATCGaaccccttttgcttttttccttcaaaaaaacattttttttcctgggtCGTTGCTGGTTGCAGCAATGAGAGCTGAAACATAAgctttagaataaaaaaaacggagaaagaaattcaaaaggGTATCTGAAAAATGCCTTTTCATCCGTATTCCTTTTGAGCTCGTCTACAATGGCCGATGATCTCTCTTCCTTAGCCAAGGtaagtttttctattttttttttttacctttcaaaTGTGCCATGTTGTCTTGTTCCTTCAAATCTCTCAAAACATGGGGTAGAAGATTctatttttgattttgttttaacatggGGTGGCACGTGAAATTGTCCGATCTGGTTGCTTAAAATAACCCCAACGAATATGTGTGCTTTTGAGGTCAATGGGTATTTGGCATTTGATtgggtagcttccttgagatgTAAGATTCTGTGGGGTTTCAACTTATTCATGTGCTGGATCaacttgtttttatgtgttttgttatataaatataaaaatcgaTTTAAAATCTGTGGTTACAGGATGTTTTGCTTGTGAAGGGTTTGAAGAGTTCCACTTTGGTGTGGAGGCTTGTTGTTTTGACCCTTGCAATGGTATGTGGCGTGTATATATGTTCAATTTGTCTGAAGCAGATAGGCACTAGCAGCAAGATTGGTTTTCTAGATATCAAGGTTGTTCAAAAGCCATGTCCAGAACCTAATATTGAACCTTGGGAGATTCCTTATGTGCACTACCCTAACCCCAAAACTTACAGCAGGTGAAATTATAATATACTGCTGCTTAAATTTAAGGTTATTTTTGCAGAATctgtttgaattttatttatattgctTCATTTGGTATGTCTTTGTTAGGGCGGAATGTGCTTGCCACCCTGTGCGCTATTTCGCTATTTTGTCAATGCAGAGATCTGGGAGTGGATGGTTTGAGACGTTTTTGAACAGTCACGCTAACATAAGCTCGAATGGAGAAATCTTTTCGGTTAAGGTGAGAAGGAGTAACATGTCAACAATAACAGAGACTcttgatacaatttataatcTAGACTGGCTAAGTAGTGCTTCGAAAAATGAGTGCACCACTGCTGTTGGTTTGAAATGGATGCTTAATCAggtaaagtttgtttttatttatgttatggATGCccgtttattttaataaatatttatcttaccTGACAGTCATTTTTGTATCCCTTTCGCCTTCTGACAACAGtcgatttttgtttttgtgtcaAAAGGATTGTTAGAGTTAATATACAATTTGGTCCTTGAAGGTGACAACTTGTGTCgcttgagtcccataatatgcTCATCTATGGTAATAGATCTCCAAAAGGCTCAACTTGCTTACAATTTTCCCCTATCAAGTTGTCAACATGTAAACAATTTTCATCCCTCAAAGTactaatttgtatatattaaaaaattcaagcaACCCTAGTTGTCATTTTGAAGGACCAAATTGTATATTAACTCCATGTCGTTATAAGTTATTTTCAATAAAGCTATGGTTGCCTACCTAGATTGGTGACTTCCCCTTGTTCCTCTTAGACAAACTGCGGCCTTGTTGGGGGTGATCTAGCTAAACTAAACTAGTGTGCAATAAGAAGGTTTATTATGAAAAAGTAATGAACATTATGATGCAGGGCCAGTTCAAAATTATACTCACAGCTAAAAGAGAAACACACTTTATTAAACTGAAAATGTAACAGTAATGGAAGAAACAACAAAATGTCGAGGAtgacaaaacaaaataagacTACAAGAAGAAGCTAATGATTGCTACTCCTTGCCCAAGCCAAAAGGTCGAACCATAAACCAGAGTATTTTTCTCCATTCCCCCTCAATTCATGTTCCTCCCCTTTTCATAATCACCTTCCTCCTTTCCTTGCTATTGGACCCCACACCTTTTCCATTGAGCATAACCGACTCTCCCATGTGTCCCTCTTTCCCGTTTCTTTGAATATACCTTCCATATCTTAGGGCCATGGCTAAGCTGCTTCTGTTGGGCCCTTACTCTCCGTCACACTATCAGGCCCCATAATCTCATCAATGTCATTGATAGAATGGAATGCaatcttatttaaattatttacttgGAATAAGTCTAATGAAATATGGAATTGGAAACTTTAATTTAGAGTAACACTATCTTTAAATGGTGGTAAAAAAACTTGTGGGATATGGGAGAAGGTGTGGGGTATCAGGTATTGAGGATTTTCCCAGGTGAAGTCTAGCTTTTAGATATGATTTTGTTAGTTATCATCTAtgcaagaaattcaagatatgGGATGGgtaatttatgtttgatttccCTGTGTTGTGTTTTCGGTGCAACTTTCGGATAGGAAACTTACCAAAATTTGTAATGGATTAAATGAAGAATAATATGATGATTTGGAATGCAATTCATTAATTGCTTGTGCCTGCCAGAACCTATCAGTATCTTTCAAACTAGTAGTTGACTGATGTATCTATTGACTTATATGGAATTTAGAGGGAGGTGATTCATTTTCACGGTCTAAACTGTTGCTTATGAGAGATGAAGGCATGTGTTTGCCATTGTTTTTGAAGGATCACAGAAATATGTTGTAAGGGAGAAGAATGATCATCTCTCACTTGTCGCACAGACACGAGTTATGCTGTACAAGATGAAGTTGTTTACTTTATatcatttttctatttgttCTTATCAAGCTGTTGCTGTTATAAAGGATCAGCTCAGGTTGGCTGGCTGAGTTTTTCAGTGCCAATTTTACTTCTGGTATTtgccatgtttttttttattactgctTCCTAGATGATTTGTGTGTGTTTACAAATTTGGACATAACGTATATTGATGAAGATTCAATGAAGATTGATGTTCTTTTCTGTAGTTGAATGCTTTTGCATAAGATGGATGGTTCTGGGAGTTTCTTTGAAAGTTGGTAGAAAGCTCTAGAGTATATGAATCATTCTACAGCCACATTAGAAGAAAGTATAACAGTGGAACTTGGTTAAGAATTAAGTTCGAACTTATCTCTTGTGTAGTTGCTTATTAAGTTCCTAAAAATATTCCTTACTGCAAGTTGATTTTCAAATAAGCTCAtatatttgaaaacataaagataAGTATAGTCCACGTTCGTCAATACAGTTTGGTGAACAcaattttcttatgttttatCAATCTCTACTGATACCTTTTCACTTGCTCAACTATTGTATGTATGTTGCCCATTCTTTGTAAAGGACACTTGATAAtgctaaattaaattttaatatacgaGGCTAGTTCATGTGGTTACCTAtatttgtcttttctttcttgcaattGTTAAGAAATTTTTGGTATATAAATAGGACTAATAccaggaaaacaaaaaacaacctAGAAAGTAGAAACAAGCCTATCACAAGCCACCCCTGCAATATaatgcatttatttattttgtacatACCGAACAATATCTAACATGTAAGTTTTGACTTTTTTAATCGTATAAGGACCCGAGGATATCACATAATCACAATATCCGTACTTCAATGCAGGGATTGATGCAGCATCATGAACAAATTGCAGAGTACTTCAGAATACATGGTGTTTCGCTCATATTTCTTTTCAGAAGGAATCTTTTGCGCCGGATGGTTTCTGTACTTGCAAATGAATATGATAGGAATGCTAAGATATTGAATGGAACTCACAAATCTCATGTGCATTCACCCCAGGAggtctttatttttctttgtgcaTGTGTACTTGTTTTGAGTTTGAATGTTCATGGTTGAACATTTGCATGAGTGCTTCATTGTGATGCAAGATGCCCAAGTTAGTTGATGTATTATCCTACTAAAGACAGTTAAAAACAACTCATGTTACTGGATTCTGATTATGCTTTCAGGCAGAAATACTTGCAAAATACAAGCCAACAATCAATTCAACATTGTTGATTGCACAACTTAAACAAGTGAATGAAACCACCACCAAAGCTTTGGAATATTTCAAGAGCACTCGGCACATTCTCCTGTACTACGAAGACGTCGTCAAGAATCGCACCGTAAGTCACACTACTTGTTGTTGCATGATGTATGCTTCATCTTATGCCTTAAAGGGATCTTGGCATTTCAATTGTCTCTCTTGTTTTCAGAAATTAAGGGACGTTCAGGATTTTCTAAGGGTTCCTCAAATGAAGTTAAAGAGTCGTCAAGTGAAGATACACAAAGGGTCCTTATCTAGCCAAGTTGAGAATTGGAATGATATAAGCAAGGCGCTAACAGGAACACCATATGAAAGTTTCATCCATGAAGATTATCGTAGGTAAACTGGTGGGTATGTACATACACCACGTTTTGCCTTTTTCCCTTTTAACATCCCTCTAATCTTTTGTTGACAAGTCACTACTGCAAGAGCCAACAGTACATACAACCTCCCTGTTGAAATTTTGGCCACGGCCCTCTCTCTCATTTTTGTACTCAGttcatgctatttttttttttgtcttcccCATTCAATTGATATTTAATTCATTCTTTGTACTCGTGCAACTACCATGTTGTGTGGTAGTAACACTTTGTATTGGCGCATCAAGGAAATTTGCAATTTCAACtgcaagatattttttttagatctaATTGtaaattgttcttttttttttcttttgtatatttGGTTCCATGGTGAATTATAAGATATTTCCATAAGTTTTGGTCGTTTAGATGGATTATGAGACTAATCTTCGATTTGGGGTTTAGTCACACTTAAAGTTATTCATCTTTATGTAAGAGTGTATTTTACAGGGATTGAACTCAGATTTTCTCTCGTGTgtattgttaattaaattatatttatcgaGTGTAAACTGTTTCCTATGATAGACTAATATAGGCATTTAAAAAATGAGTTGAAAAAAAGTGAGTCCGTCGAATGTACTAGTTAAAATTGTCAAACGATAGCACAAATGTCTTTTAAAGTAATTGAAGGGTATATCATTAAAGTTACTTGCAAGTTGTTCAACGTTTATCACTGTTCTTAGATTAATGGTAGTGTTATATGTTTAGCTGCTAACAGCTGGACCTGAAAAAATTTAGGTGGGCACACGCTACCACGTGTTTTTTATTACatactataattatttatgtactCAATTTCAAACAGTCTGGTACTTTCGTCATGACCACCTTAAACAAAGAACGGAGTCAGTGAGTTGTATTGTAGTATCTATCAGAAATCGCGGTGTAGTCTATGGGCTATCATATTCGGCTATTTCGTGCATGATAGTCGACAGAAAAGTTgaccttaaaaagaaaaatgttgtcAAAAACGGTGTTGAGTGGGTTTGCTAAGACAAATaagatactattttttataatacagtataaaaatataaaatcatcaaCATTACAACAAATTTGTGTATCTCATTTGATCCATAAAATTGATGTAGTTGGGAATATCTCgttgtgtttatatttaaaaaatgatttatttaatgaataaattcatgatcattttttttttaaattttcttagtcAATCATAAACACGTACTACAAGCCAATTAATTTCTAAAGTAATAAATTATGACCatattattcacttattttgaTGTATgtcatttcatttaataatagttttaaaataagaataaaattaaatgtttactatattaacttttaagatgataaattatttaaaataaggtaaaaaataaagtagGCAAATTTCCGCGTCAGGGGGGAAGCACCTAACTAAAAGGCTAAAAGTCTAAAATTTCCGGCCAGAAGTACGAAGTTGACTGGCAAAACGTGACACGGTGGCTTCAATATCTCTCACAGGTTTTGACATGGTCTCGTTCTTAAACATCATGCAAATATATGCAAGTGCAACGTTCCAAGCCACCACCAAACGCAACTATTGCTTTTCAAAAACATGGATTATAGTCATTGCAATAAGATTTAGAACCAAGGCACCCTTTGAATTGAATTAAATGATGCAAATTGAACCCTTAAATCAGAGCCactttataaacttttttttataaaagcaagTTGTATTTATGCGTCATCATTCATCAAAAGGATTTATCAATTAATGTATTCCTGtggaataatattattataaccaGCTAATATTTTGAACTGGAGCCGAAGTTGTCTTGTATCGAGCTTTTCGTTTGGAATGTAGCCTATGAATTTTGTGGAGTAGGATGAAGAGTGAAGTCGACGTACAAAGCATACttgaatttatttgattaattaaattaattaaattctgtGAACAAATGATTGAATTCATTCACAACCTTCATATCTTTCATTGCTTTTAATAGAATTATactcagcttttttttttttgctgagtaGAATTATATTCAGCGATCCATATTTGAATtggagattaaattttattatattattatttaacaagGGGATACAAATCTTAGCAATCTACATGTTGCATCATGTATGAGATAGACACGTGTTTtgtttgttaataaaaatatatcctaatttgtttgtttagaatttaaatttagttttttaggcaaagaaatttaatttaattagaatgcattataactatatttttttatgttgtcatctaattataaattgttatatgcagtaagattattaaattttgtactagaaatttatttttcatgtactatcatttttttttacaattaatatCAACTAACTAGAAATTATTTAGgtaagacttttaaaaaaattatatatcacaAAAGTCAATAATCTTATTATATAAgataacttataattaaatgatggtAAAATACATTTACAGAACTATTAGATCAattcattctaattaaattattgttataattgcATTAagactttatttttcaaataaagatttttttttgtgacaaACTAATTGAAAATCTCCTTTTGCAAAAGCTAATAATCTCATGATAAAAGTGTTTCATAAATCACTCTAGTAACTTAATTATAAGCTATTTTGGTTAGCTTATAAACTAgtttagtaaaaatatataatagatgATTGTGTTAAAACTTTGAGCAAGTGTTTTCTAAttaagtttttacttttttttaagaaattaagtttttacttAAAAAGTCATATGAAGGTGATATATAATTAGTtactgtaacatcctggaaattactacccggaatttttggaaacgatgtattttgaatgattatatataagtattattcagtgtctatgcctatatgttcttggtagaagtaggaatagtgggggcaagatatgcgggttaggctaattaaggaggagaaatccataactgggaggttatgggttaattcctaattaattagtttaaaaatcatcgttttgcgtgcgacttaaaatttaacgaaacaaacctctaaaccacgctcggggtttcattctgagcgttttgatatatatattgcttgctttcgaaaactggccccggcggacgcagagaaacgcgagaaactggaatcagagaaacgacatgcaaaccgaggcaggatttctagcgtttcaaaggtcagattttcctcacttttgtgactgagtatgggtcacagtcaaaaagagaaagtgggccctttttgctccaatcaaatagggacatgtggcagagcttgaataaaataatggaaaaaagggaaaaccctttttatttttaaaaccaaaaagcttttctctctcctcactcagccaaagcagaaattcagaagccttttctctccctctctcacgtagctttcttcttcttcattctccattgaagcttcaagcaaagcttcaacctttggccaccatttctgccccaaatcgtgaaaggagagcatttttggagtcgtgaagtgcgtggctacgagtgggacttcgaaatttcaggtttgggtggacttctttccctcttgattttcgtgggtatggggttttgggagatatgaggggtagttttgttagttttctgttgtgtgatgattatttgtgaagacatttgttgaaagcttgtcgaaattgccatgtttgggtgagttagacatacccattctgttttagggtttttgtgatgatgtttgtgatgtttatatgctgaaattgctgatggaaatctgttagagatgaagggtagaactaacccaaggttagaaagtgagaatgtgatgttatgagtggaaaaagagtgagactttgagagttggaaggctaagtctgaattctgtggtaaatggaggttagagtgagttaatactagcttgaaatgtcatttagaacatgtgagaaaggttaggctgagctagagagaaaaacaaatgaccaaagtgaacaaagagccattgctagggcaaatttgggtgttgaagagtcaaattttgattcggtgagattttaggtgtaaatccagtttgaacaagtctaaatggatgttatggactggtgtgaggtgagagtttgcctcaaatttacctcattctaaatttcacttttcaaacctagaaaacccattgaattgaggggttttggacacctagattttttgttgctgtggtttgaagcttgaccttggtttagacatgattgatacatgatttgggacttgtaggatttgatttgggcaagattggatgaggggaagtgtggttttcgaaatctgcattttgtgcagatttttgctgtgaaattgtgcagcaggattttgcacaagtgcagaaaaatactaggcatttgctggttgtggaaagagcagtgcagaatgagttctggatgtttgctagtagatcccaacggtcaaaatgtaggcttatgcactagagacttccagtaaaattttggagtcgatccaacggttaacgaattggatcgaaggaattgttactgtggtctttaagtgagaaaagctgtgattttggttgatgtgttgagcagagttctctgcctttgctctgttttgcttggctgtgatagcttgtgctgtttgaatgttgttttgcttggatgttgtggaagcttgggaggattgatggggacccggtgttgagagaaacgaggatatgggctacgtgggagtgcgtgagctcagttggaggtgggcaacaggggatggtgggtttatgcgcgcattgtggatgtggaaaacttgttgtgcaccatcgcccgaccgccacctagtaccacatgtgatgggtaccccataatcctacaagcttgagatgaggaagtgttgaagggtgaaacttcctgcttttattgttgaccacagagtggtacctggagatatgtcgcgggggtcaggagaccttggggacgtcaggtggggtgctattgcccaaaaccaagcttgaccaatcccgacccaacccgggcatagtcggtcagtgagaacctgtgatgtacctaagcaggcgagctcctggcagtcaacagataaaaggaaaacaagaccacaaagcaaggaggcttgtggtggctggccagctgtgaattttgtgtgatatgtggagtatggcctctggtaatcgattaccaagggtgggtaatcgattacaaggcttaaaaatgaagacaggagactaggatggtctctggtaatcgattaccacggggtgtaatcgattaccaggcttgaaaacgaggtcaggaagctaaggaagcctctggtaatcgattaccaaggggtgtaatcgattaccaggcttaaaaagggaactgggagatggtggaagcctctggtaatcgattaccagcctgtgtaatcgattacacagaggaatgggtcactggtaatcgattaccaggcatgtgtaatcgattacacagtgcattattgcatatttcatgtcctgaggctgtgtaattcaagtttagcctctggtaatcgattaccaaggctgtgtaatcgattaccagagatgaaaagccttaaaataccccttttaattgcatgtagtggttatgagatgcaTTGTGTAGCGGCATAgctagattcttgtgaaagagtctacccctttcttttctttcttgtagatcgtgatggcggcgcagctaatccgtgatcgagtagagatggagtgcttagagggagcttgggagaccctcaaaggcaacacgaggtgccgatttcggggcaccattcgattcacggctacttctttggtgcatccagatgaacctgcacggacgcttcagcgcacggtggagtggacaactccttggattagttttgtgtattttttaggGTGGGTGTAtttaggactgactgttaggtttactcttttgttttgtatgggtagacctgatgtataggaatttgatgattgtatacttgtggctgaagccaccactatggacacctttgctctggatgacactatatattttgtaaaactcccatattttggacagctttaaatgatgaatgcatttatgatcgatcttgttatctGAAAAGAAatcattagcaactttatttgtaaaagagtttatcgactgtattttacccttttttttcacgtgacgacctaaagtaatggctagtatattcttccttttgaaacagcaaaataatttagagaattatgagcggtaagaaagaaatgactccgaatagagttgtgaactggccattcaagactctgtagtgaggattttccttcgaaa is a window from the Glycine max cultivar Williams 82 chromosome 2, Glycine_max_v4.0, whole genome shotgun sequence genome containing:
- the LOC100799665 gene encoding nodulation protein H, with amino-acid sequence MADDLSSLAKDVLLVKGLKSSTLVWRLVVLTLAMVCGVYICSICLKQIGTSSKIGFLDIKVVQKPCPEPNIEPWEIPYVHYPNPKTYSRAECACHPVRYFAILSMQRSGSGWFETFLNSHANISSNGEIFSVKVRRSNMSTITETLDTIYNLDWLSSASKNECTTAVGLKWMLNQGLMQHHEQIAEYFRIHGVSLIFLFRRNLLRRMVSVLANEYDRNAKILNGTHKSHVHSPQEAEILAKYKPTINSTLLIAQLKQVNETTTKALEYFKSTRHILLYYEDVVKNRTKLRDVQDFLRVPQMKLKSRQVKIHKGSLSSQVENWNDISKALTGTPYESFIHEDYRR